A part of Paenibacillus donghaensis genomic DNA contains:
- a CDS encoding xanthine phosphoribosyltransferase, giving the protein MEVLKQRILEEGVVVSDQVLKLDALLNHQVDPMLTMEMGREFAGRFAESGITRVVTVESSGIAVAFATAYELKVPLVFARRKKTLLADPDALCERVPSFTKGIVTDIMISRQFISPEDKVLFIDDIIANGDAARGLIKIIQRSGAELVGLGVVVEKSFQAGARTIREQGIRLESLVRIKSLNDGTVVFED; this is encoded by the coding sequence ATGGAAGTATTGAAACAGCGGATTTTGGAGGAAGGTGTAGTGGTTTCCGATCAGGTGTTGAAGCTGGATGCGCTGCTGAATCATCAGGTGGACCCGATGCTGACGATGGAAATGGGACGGGAGTTTGCCGGGAGATTTGCCGAAAGCGGAATTACACGCGTAGTAACCGTAGAGTCCTCGGGCATTGCCGTGGCATTTGCCACCGCTTATGAATTGAAGGTGCCCCTTGTATTTGCCCGCCGCAAAAAAACGCTGCTCGCCGACCCCGATGCTTTATGTGAACGGGTACCGTCTTTTACCAAAGGAATTGTTACCGACATTATGATCTCACGGCAATTTATTTCTCCGGAGGACAAAGTCCTCTTCATCGATGATATTATCGCCAACGGGGATGCTGCACGCGGGCTGATCAAGATCATCCAGCGCTCCGGGGCAGAGCTGGTCGGACTTGGTGTGGTTGTCGAAAAAAGCTTCCAGGCAGGGGCCCGGACGATCCGGGAGCAAGGCATCCGTCTGGAGTCGCTGGTGCGTATCAAATCGCTTAATGACGGAACTGTTGTTTTTGAAGATTAG
- a CDS encoding YkvI family membrane protein translates to MRSKVRTLQIAFTYIGTVVGAGFATGQEILKFFTRYGHWAVLTIMLSTALFIWLGTKMMIIARRIEAESYEDFNRHLFGDQVGSTISLFTMVILIGVNSIMLAGAGAIFEENLGMHYQTGLLLTILGSYFLLKRGISGILQMNSIVVPLMLTLSLVIIFNTLHVPGAERFLFLQTDRSWFGAWMSPLLYTAFNLGMAQAVLVPMARHTNDERALVRGGILGGVGIGFMLLAAHFAMSSQMPQILQFEIPMGSIAFRLGTVVQTIYLLLIFLEIFSTFVADIYGVETQVKQRLSIAPALITPLLMLICYLLSQFGFSSLLSIFYPVFGALSLVWAVMLLRVPWSPPPRSGSSNTPGGTGTGITIISVKPATRITRK, encoded by the coding sequence ATGAGATCCAAGGTCCGCACATTGCAGATTGCTTTCACTTATATAGGAACCGTGGTAGGAGCCGGATTCGCTACCGGCCAGGAGATTCTGAAGTTCTTCACCAGATACGGCCACTGGGCCGTGCTGACGATCATGCTCTCCACGGCTCTGTTCATCTGGCTTGGCACCAAAATGATGATCATCGCCCGGCGGATTGAGGCCGAATCCTATGAAGACTTCAACCGCCATCTGTTCGGCGATCAGGTTGGCAGCACAATCAGTCTGTTCACCATGGTCATTCTGATCGGTGTAAACAGCATTATGCTTGCAGGCGCAGGAGCCATCTTCGAAGAGAATCTGGGCATGCATTACCAGACTGGGCTGCTGCTGACCATTCTGGGCTCCTATTTCCTGCTGAAGCGCGGCATCTCCGGCATTCTACAGATGAACAGCATCGTGGTGCCGTTAATGCTTACGCTGTCTCTTGTGATTATTTTTAATACACTGCATGTTCCCGGAGCCGAACGGTTCCTGTTCCTGCAGACTGACCGCTCCTGGTTCGGCGCATGGATGTCACCTCTGCTCTATACCGCCTTCAACCTGGGCATGGCCCAGGCCGTGCTTGTGCCGATGGCCCGCCACACGAATGATGAGCGGGCGCTGGTGCGGGGCGGCATTCTCGGCGGGGTGGGTATTGGCTTCATGCTGCTTGCCGCACATTTTGCGATGAGCTCGCAGATGCCCCAGATCCTGCAGTTCGAAATTCCGATGGGCAGCATCGCCTTCCGGCTCGGTACTGTAGTGCAGACCATCTATCTGCTGCTGATCTTCCTGGAAATCTTCAGCACTTTCGTGGCGGATATCTATGGAGTAGAGACGCAGGTTAAGCAGCGGCTGTCCATCGCTCCAGCCTTGATCACACCGCTGCTGATGCTGATCTGCTACCTGCTGAGCCAGTTCGGCTTCAGCTCCCTGCTCTCCATCTTCTATCCGGTCTTCGGAGCCTTATCGCTAGTCTGGGCCGTCATGCTGCTGCGTGTTCCCTGGTCACCGCCGCCGCGCAGCGGTTCTTCCAACACTCCCGGCGGCACCGGCACAGGGATCACGATCATCTCCGTCAAACCGGCCACGCGAATTACACGTAAGTAG